Below is a genomic region from Salvelinus fontinalis isolate EN_2023a chromosome 2, ASM2944872v1, whole genome shotgun sequence.
CGTTGTGTTCCATACAGTGTGTGTGGTTGTCCGTGGTCTGTTGAGTTATGGTCACTTTAGCAGGTGCCTGAGATGTTGTCGGGACAGGTGCTGAAATCAGAAAGCAATACAATACTAACTGCTCAGCTTGAAAAATATAGATGCTAAGAAATCATAATATCTGTCaaggctgtgggtaactggtGAAAGGTGTCAGGCACAGGAGAGCTGAGATGCGTGGACAAGGTATTTAATTCAAGAAAACACCAGTATAAACACAATACTATGGTGCTGGAAAAATACTGGTACCACGAAATAAACGGGCGTAATAACAAAACCCGGTAACAATATACCAGCCGTCAGATACAGCCTTACAAtaaaacaaacacgcacacaaacatgggggaaaccagagggttaaataatgaacatgtaatgggggaattgaaaccaggtgtgtaaaaaacaaagacaaaacaaatggaaaatgaaaagtggatcggtgaCGGCTAGAAGgcccggtgacgtcgaccgccgaacgccgctcggacaaggagagggaccgactccggcagaagtcgtgacaatatcACTCATTAGGCTGACAATGATCACCTGTAAAGCATCAAGTTACTGTATATCATAGCATGTTGTGCATTTCTTACCTTTCTCAATGTTCAAGTTGACATGATGTTTCTCATCATTCCACAATCCGTAAACATGCACACGACAGCCGTATTGTCCAGAGTCTTTTTCAGTGACATTGAAGATGGTTAGAGAGACATCCCCTGTCTTCAGCTCACCGAATAAATGATATCTAATCGAAGATCTCCATGTCACTTTAATGCCATCAGATGAGATGATTTCCTTGTAACATCCAGAGTTCGGTATGGCTCCTCTCCCCCAACATATGGCTGATACACCATGCTTTTTGGTGTTATATTTACATGGCAGAGTGACATTCTGGCCCTCAATACCAATGACTTTTGTGGCAATGCATTCACTGActagaaaagagggagggagaggaggacagagatacTTTCAATTGTCATTTATTAATTCACTTATTATCAAGTAAATAACCAGCCTaaacatcaaatcaaactttatttgtcacttgcgccgaatacaacaagtgtagacctcacaataacataacaatattgtgttacttttaattattttgtactttagtttatttggtcaaCATTTTATTAAACCTTCTTGAACTGCACAAAAAGAGATGGGACCATCGTGCATCACGTACCTGAAAGTAGACAGAGGAGAAAccagcctaaaacacagtgagtctCCATGATGGGGTCATATCACTTCACCCTTCGCCATTCAAACGCCAACTGCATATATACACAGTCATCTGAACTCTCGCTCTTTAATAAAGTCGAACCTCCTGAGCACATGACTTCATCTACTTGACATCTGCTTTCAGATGTTTCCGTTGCACTCAGAAAGTCAGAGATGGTAATTGTGGTTATTTCTTTGGGCGGCTGCACATCCAAATCATATAACACACAGAACTGCACAGGTTTTTGGAAAGTTCACATAGTTCTTAATTGAAAAGAAATTCAAACAAAAACCATTTGCTCGTGTCAATTCTGTGGAAGGTTGCATTTaatgttatgtggtgtagaatCAAGACTCAAGGGAAAAAAAACTTTCTCTTGAGTGGTATTTACTTATCTT
It encodes:
- the LOC129821843 gene encoding T-cell immunoglobulin and mucin domain-containing protein 4-like isoform X2; this translates as METHCVLGWFLLCLLSVSECIATKVIGIEGQNVTLPCKYNTKKHGVSAICWGRGAIPNSGCYKEIISSDGIKVTWRSSIRYHLFGELKTGDVSLTIFNVTEKDSGQYGCRVHVYGLWNDEKHHVNLNIEKAPVPTTSQAPAKVTITQQTTDNHTHCHVTTNSTEYSDTSTLPYSESILEQMTGHKLPVILVSMLLVLTGVVIVSVLVVLRKRWKTIATGVQIPEHSGSTVLYSNSESSLGVHTRDMAVENVYQIDDNERDVYEECHRQSMDTSPQSCC
- the LOC129821843 gene encoding T-cell immunoglobulin and mucin domain-containing protein 4-like isoform X1, which codes for METHCVLGWFLLCLLSVSECIATKVIGIEGQNVTLPCKYNTKKHGVSAICWGRGAIPNSGCYKEIISSDGIKVTWRSSIRYHLFGELKTGDVSLTIFNVTEKDSGQYGCRVHVYGLWNDEKHHVNLNIEKAPVPTTSQAPAKVTITQQTTDNHTHCHVTTNSTEYSDTSTLPYSESILEQMTGHKLPVILVSMLLVLTGVVIVSVLVVLRKRWKTIATGVQIRPEHSGSTVLYSNSESSLGVHTRDMAVENVYQIDDNERDVYEECHRQSMDTSPQSCC